Within the Glycine soja cultivar W05 chromosome 3, ASM419377v2, whole genome shotgun sequence genome, the region taaaaattgtatttctatttttcagtttttatgagtttgaaaatgtatttgatattgatttttatttatatcttttttcctttctctcttaCCGTCATCCTTGATCTTTTTGCCCGCGACACCGTGTGTCCCAGCTTCTAAGATTATGTTCTTGCCAGCTAAATTCTTAGAAGCCATCTGAATTCATACCCAAAATCCACAAAGAATTGAAACACTTCGGAAGCTGTCTCTCCTTAATCGCCATTGAACAAACGGTTAGGTATTCCGTATAACATGTTTTCATTATCATTTTCTAGTTGTGAAAGAAAATGGCGAACTCAATAATATgccttaatatttgtttttgcaCAAGTaattgtttaatatatatatatatatatatatatatatatatatatatatatatatatatatagtttggttttttactaaatatgtaTTTTCCTTCAAAAACAATTCTGTTTGATACATGCCTACTAGTGTCCAAAGCTAAGTGTTGGTCCCTCTTTCTTCTAAGATTCAAACTTAAACTTTCATttgttatgtgtatatataatgTTATATGTAGgaatatatagaaattaaatttcattgatGAGCACATGTCAAATATGAACACATGAGAACATATGTTAGAATGTGTcatgaaaaataacttaaagtTAGCATTGGCAACGTATAATACTGAAGTTGCTTGAACTTTAAAGGACATTTGTTATGAACTAACTTCATGGTTGTGTTGAGGCTATCACAATAACCATGTGGTAAGGAAGCTATTTTAATAAGGACAACATTGAGGAGCAAGTTAATTGAAGAGAAGAAATTCATTTTGATAAAAGATTTTTCAAGGATACAGTTAGACAAAGTGCACACTAACAATCCTACAATAGttttataaggtttttttattttatttttaagtatcagATTCCTAGGAAACCATCACTGAagttgcatatatatatatatatatatatatatatatgaagggAATATAACCTAGATATATGGGATAACCTTCACAATACCCAGTTTACTAATCACTTGATACTTAATTTATGTACTCACTGAATTATTcactttaaacaaaaataagaagaatattcaaaatcaacgcataaaaataaaattgtctaaaagtatattattgtctataaaataatataaatacatcattttatatttaattgttaCTTTATTAACTAACTTTATCCAAGAATTTTAATTCATAAGTTaacttgataatttttttacttttaagttatttttccaCAACATaaccaatatattttttcattaaaaaaacatttctacCTTCAACTTTCAGTTCAAGTATATCTACGACCAACTTGGTCTCTTATGTTACGTGACTCTAACACTAGATGTACATGAATGAAATCACTTAACGCGTATACACTTCACTATCTGTAATGTGTACATAATCTTATGATTGAAccatattaacaaataaaaaaataaaactgtttTTCAATTTCCACCTCCCTTACCCATTCTATATTAAACAACAgcgaaaaaagaagagaaaaataaacccAGATAGAATATGTGTGTTGTGTGACGGAAAAATTGACTTCGGGACAAAGAACAAACTGCAATATCATAATATCGCATTTGGCGGTAGTAAGCACGATCAAAAGGATCAATCATATCCAAAAACGTctttaattcattaattaattatactaatgAATCCTTCCCACTTCCCAATGTCCAAACGCGTCCTATGGAATATTCAATATTCAAAACATTAGATCACACCCTATATAAACTAACCCTTTTCTTCCAAAGTTCTCAACCTTGAAAAATCCAAAGTCCATTCCCAATTAGTCAATAGTCATAAAGACATATACATAAGAGAAACAGTGAATGCTAGTGATATAAAGAgggaaaagagaaacaaataaaacaaagcAACTTTAGCAAGTTAAAGAAACCTTGTGATCATGGTAGTTGCCACCATGGCATGGCGTCAGAAGACGGTGGTCCCGGGGGCTAACACCCTTGGCATCCTTGCCTTCGAGGCCGGAAAAACCATGAGCCACCTCATTTCCCTCTACCACTCCCTCTCGGACGAGGAAATCATCAAGCTTCGCAAAGAGGTGATCAAATCCAAAGGGGTAACATACTTGAATTCCCAACATGAATGCTTCCTTCTCAACCTCGCCGCAGCAGAGCGCCTTGAGGAGCTTGACACGGCAGCCGACACTGTCTCGCGGCTCGGCCGGAAATGCTCCGATCCGAGCCTCAGCAGCTTCGACCTTGTCTACGCCGACCTCAAGCTTGGCCTCATCGACCTTCGAAAGCTGAGTTACGGTACTCGCAACACCCCGAAGATTATCTCCAAAATTGAGAAGCTTGTCTCTTCAACCAAAAGTCTTCATTCTGCCATGCATTGCATGGCGGAACACGAGACTTCcgagaagaagaaacaaagattgAAGACAGTTATGAGACCCATTAATTATAACAACAACTACAacgcaaaacaaaacaacatggAATACTTGAACGAGCAGATAGCgtatcaaagaaaacaagtacAGCATTACAAGGAAGTTTCACTATGGAGCCAAACATTGGACAAAACCGTTGGGATCATGGCTAAGGTGGTTTGCATTGTCTACGCTAGAATATGTTCCGTTTTTGGAGGCTACATTTCTAATTGCAACTGCTATGAAatcaatgatgacaacaacatcaacaacaattgcTGTTGCCTCTTGGAACACCGCGAGTTGTACAAGAAAAATTATTGTCTCTACGAGGAATCACTTCAGAAGCGTGTCACAAGATCCGGTCCAATTCCGAAGGCTAGTAATAACAACAAAACCGGTGTGATACGGTTCTTGAACCGTGAAGTTGATAGGCCAATGAGTAATGTTAATAATAGGGTTTTGAGGCTGGCGCCGCCGTCGACGGTGGGCGGGGCGGGGCTTGCAGCGAGGTATGcggaggtggttttggcggCGGAACGGTTGCTGCACGCGCCGGCAACGGTGGCGGAGGACGCGCGGGAGAGGTTTTACGAGATGTTGCCGGAGAGGGTGAGACAAAAGGTGGCGGCGAAGCTGAGGGGGCGGTGGAGGAGGGAGGAGGAGGGGGAGGCGCTGGCAGAGGGGTGGCGGGACGCGGTGGAGAAGATGTTGGAGTGGCTGTCGCCGGTGGCACACGACACGGTGCGGTGGCAGGCGGAGAGGAGCATGGAGACGGCGAGGTTTGAGACGAAGACAACGGCGCTGCTGCTGCAGACGCTGCATTACTCCGACTTAGAGAAGGCGGAGGCGGCCATTGTGGAGGTGTTGGTGGGGTTGAGTTGCATATATTATTGTGAGAGAAGGTGTTGGCAGGGACATAGTTATAGCTGTGGATGAAGTTTAAAATTTAGAGCAAGGGAAAATGATGCATGGAAATGATAATAGGCAAGGATTTTGGAGCCCcttttgattgatttgatttatttttttaatttttttataattactagTTAGTGCTGACAAATTGGTGCTACTTATGAGTGGTAAGAACAATTTTGTGTTTAGAAGTTAGCATAGAGTGAAATAAACGAATGTCCAAGTTGTGTTCTTGTGTTTTAGTCTTAGAAGGGTATGGTAACAGGAGAAAAGCAGtggatgtttttttcttttggttcgTTAAGGATGTAAGTTACGTCAACGGCATTTGGTATATCTTATCTGTTCTCAAAATGATTCTTTAGTAAGCATACAACATTTTCAAATCTCTATCATACTATGGTGACGTTTCTAAGACGTTATTTTCCGTTAACGGAATTGAAACGTTTCAATTCCCTTGCAAAGTTGGTTCCCATGCGCAATTATTGAATGATATGATTGAGCAAATGTACCAAAGTACCTTTGGTCATTTAGACCATTAGACCACGTTAAAAGCCTTATTATCTGATGATGGcaattagaatatttttaaaggGGAAATAAGATTTGGACACTTAAGGAGGGGTTTTGGTTGCCAAGAAATAGgtgaaaaaagaatatttttttattataaaatatgtatGGTTCCCATACCTTTAATAtactactttaatttaaatatttttttcaattttattttattttattctctttccCTCTATCAAATCGACTCTTAGTGAAaaggagataaaaaaagaaaatacaaatattgtTGATAATATGATGTGTTAAAaagagtgataaaaaaaatgatagatatggatttgatattttaaaaaattggatgCCTAATTGTTCTTCTTAAAGAAGGTATTCTATTATGATTAGGAACGATCCAATAGGGATAGGAATAGGCCAGGCCAGACCAGGCTTTAAAAGGTCTAAGCCTCGATGAATTTTTTAGGCCTGAGTCTGGCCTATAGTctatcaaaggcttttattttggctcggcctgacctttttaaaagtctagtCTGGCTtgatagcctttttaaaagtctttttatatttgtttgctTTGGGGTAGAAAAATAGGAAAGTTAATGAAAAAGGAAACGTTAACCAGAATAGGAAAGCCAATAAAAACACCTAagcctaaattgtaattaaaattttacttgattataggaatGAAAGTTATGGAGGAGTAATGTGTAATCAAGTCTACTTGCTTTTTAACAAGCCTAAGCctggtttatttaatttaataagcttttaaaaaagtccgagcctaaccttttaattaaataggtcagttcAGGTCAGACTTTATGTAGGACAGGGCGTAGGCTCCCGTAGATCGGCctgacctattcccacccctacgATCCAAGGAGAGAAGCGGGGTCTTGGGTCCCTCTCTCTTAGgactctttatatatatatataactagggAAACAAGTAGGGTCTTGACTTTCTTaggactttttatttatttatttatacatataaacgaaaaaaaataataaaggaaaatatataaaaatagattttgagttgatatttaattaataatttttagtagtaaattctaattttatacataaaattaacaataaatatatttgttaaatttattgtttattaaaagttagatatttaaatatttatgtaaaaaaaattgactccATTTGATTCAATGGTGAATCCGGCCCCGGTCATGATGAACCTTCAAGGAGTTGGAATTTCAGACAAATATAATGGTAGAACGAGTATTTTGTTCGAAGATTATTGCGGAAGATGAATTTCAGATCAGCAGGAGTAGCAACCGCCGTGGGCCCATTCAAgcttttaatgttttatattcttatgtaattttaatatatatatatatatatatatatatatatatatatatatatatattgttgtgggctatttaagaaattattatatttatttaaaaaattataaagaaaaatattttaagttggcattgtatttaaaaaattattgatttttattattttttataaatatcaaatcaatttattttattttattgtagctcattttaaaatatgaaatcacatttgacttttttatttgttgcatCTCAATAGTTGAAAATCGTAAAATACGatattgtattaatcttgaaataAGTTTAAGTTTTGTGAACATAATATACTTATTTtgacttcatttttttaaattgaaagttATTTCGCATTAAACATTAACTCCACACGTCACAAGCATGTGATGCACATCCTAGTACATGATGAGCGACTTAAAGATCATAAGTTGAATACAAATTTGAACATCTAGGTGAACCAAGAAGCGTCTTGCTAACAATATAATTGACTTAGGATAAGTTTGATGTAACCTTtagaatatgatatttaatgCAAATACTAGTAATAAACCACGTGATTGATAACGTTACATTAGCAAAcactataaatatatattttgtaatcaCCCAACATAGTAACACACAACATAACTAATACTAAGAGATTCTAAAAGTGTATCTTTATACCCTTTCTAAATTCTCTTTGATTTTCTCCCTTTCTCTCAATTTATTTCATTGGCGCTCCCGTTGTCTCTAAAATCTAGGACACTAATTTCAATCTCTTTCGTTGAGATTGTAACACCCCTGATTGTCGATTTCTCGACGACTCTCACAGTATAACACTTCACATGGTGACACTTCACTCAACTTCTCGTTGGTCAGAACCCTCCATCGGTCAAAACCTTTCGTAGGTAGCTCTTTCCGAGACCTTGACAATCTGTTTCGACTACTTTTAGGATCAATGAATATTCCTATAAAGTAACATGAGACTTTTCAGCGTGCTTTGTTCTCACTCACACGCTTTCTGGAAAAATTTCCAAAAGGTCACCTATGTCATAACTACTCCAAACCAAACACCATTACtagaaaatatagatttaacatcgtcagattaacatcggttgttgCCAAAACCGATGTGAACATAAACACGGTGGTATAATTGTAAATAACAtttatatgttaacatcggttttctgaaaaatcgatgttaatgaactaaagttaacatcggttcttgaaaaatcgatgttaacattacttagttaatcgatgttaacttcagttcattaacatcgatttttcagaaaaccgatgttaacgtatgataagttaacatcgttttttttagaaaatcgatgttaacgttaacatcatttgattaacatcggttttatattgaaaaccgatgttgggcttacctatttaaaaatattagaatgtGAGCCCTATTTTGCTCGCATTCTCTTTTTTGTCGTCTAAGGTTCTTCATTACGACTGTATCTTTCTATCTCTGCAACCTTTCACGACTTTTGGCGACTCTGTTTTAGGTACTTTCCGCGACTTTGTCTTAGGTATTGTGTTGCTGAGCCTGTAGATTTTGTGCATGTTTATAGCTTGCGTTCTAGGGATTGATTTATTTGGGGTTTCTAGGGTATGTAATTCGAATCTTGGACCCAACTTTTGCAAGCCCTCTTTAGTATAATAGGAAGCACGAATATAAATATCTTGATGCCTACTATTGATATATAGCATTGACCATACATGAAGCTAGCTAGAGAGAATAGAAACTGCTAATAATAGTACACTCCATAGGTAGTCATGCTGCGTAAGCCACTACTACAAGAAAACACTTTAAATTATAGTATTAGGTAGTAATTTCTACGATTGTGTTGATCACGGTCGCTCTCACATAACTGACAGGTGCCCTCACTTTAAATTTCTAATTGGCTGGTGCCACATTGAAGCTTGTCATAGTTCTATCATCACAGGTATGATTTTCTCTGCCAATTTTGCCCCAAATTCCTTAACATGGGTTGCCAGCCAGTTTTGGACCCTTTGATGGACACTGAATTGACATCAGTAGCTCCATCCACATTCATGATTAAAACTAGGTTGAAGTATGAGTGGCCATTGATTGTGAACCTTATTACCTTATTTGAAGTAGTTAACCATATGAAGCTTGATTGTGAACCTTATTACCTTATTTGAAGCTTTATTCACACAACATACACTTCTTACACAAAATTTCTTGAATTATATATGCAAAAATTTCTTCAATTCTGGCTTATTAGCTGTCACAAGCTAGCTGGCCTCTTCATAAGGTACTCACGTACACAAGTTTTGACATGCTAAGTTATTTGGTTTGTGCATAgtgttatttcatttattaagtgggtgtttgttggatttcccctgcggttactttttgttccactttcTCTTCATACAATTATATGCAAGGGAAATCCGGTTTATCGGAAAgcgcaccggatcgtcaagtatttaaaaattaaaacggatgaatccgagtatcgaacacagggaactaatgttagcctgagttaagttcagaaatgaagcatttttgagagaacatgtatgattgataatttcaaacaaaatttaaactaaacctttatgctaaaaactataaaatgcaaggtaaGTAAAAGTAATAGTagtaggtagaaatgttgggtctttctaacaaacaagttgatgcatataaatatatttctctaatcaatcatgctcttgtATTCTATGctatagcctaaattactaaacctcgatccctcgttagaccaaatcaatccaagcttcatcctcaaatccctcttgttggactaggccccAATTTAGACggccctcttaggtttagactaacttaaactgagtttcatccgcagatccctcttgtaagactagacttAGCTCAAgcagcttacgaaagtttagcctaatttagcctaagcttcatccgcagattcttcttgtaagactaggcctagactaaacaacattattgtaacaacataattaaaaccaaaacttaatccacagatccctcttgtaagactaagcttcgatcctgcttcaatcaaattctaaggcaacaatacatttcccaatgctatagtcacctaactatgcatacaaatggatgatcagaccaaaagcatacaaacattaagcattgaaggaatcattgaacacaaaaaacataatcaaatagatattaagtatttacatcagctgttcattagaaatccccaaccagggtgtttagccaggcattacaaagaaaccctaacaataaatgagattaaaagcagAGAATTATAGTTCGTTACACAAGAAggattcctcctcctcttctcagcatctcacactcactctcCAACGAACTAATCTCTATCAAATTACAAAACCCAGACTTCAATGCACAAGTTGCTCCTCTTTCTGCTTCTAGggctcttttcccgaaataggcactCTGGAATAGTGTGCACACATCTGAGCAAAACAATGTCCAAAGTGtataccctaattctgcacagaACAGGCTTTAAATTGGCTGTGAAATCACGAcgatgcgcttagcgccaccatCGCGCTTAGTGCGAGTAAGTGGGTTTGGGCTTAGCGCTAGTCTTACGCTGAGCCTGGCTAAAGACACCTCCCACACTTAGCACATTGATCTCGTGCTTAGCGCGTGGCCTTGATGCTGATGCTCTGCCAAATTCTccttcgcgctaagcgcgctgaagctacgcttagcggtggatgcgcgcttagcccaactgctaCTTTTTGGACttcaaaacttagcctctttttcacctgaaaatgggaaaatttcatcattaaatccaatggaaatgttcTGGAGATagctttaaccataaaacaagatttatttacaatattactccaaaataaccataaattggggaactatacaagttttggaaaatgatttctatacaaaagttagtcgtataaggtgactaacaaactcccccaaatttacagttttgcttgtcctcaagcaaagaaagaacatctcacttgtcctcaagtgataaAGACAGTGgtcaatcaaaagaaaatggtgtCTAATTCATAAAGGaattcaaccatatgaactgaatatcatggaatagttaaatcaattacttctcacaagcatgcaacttttcaaagataggagcATAAACATTAGAGTCACAgttgaaataagctagtaagcatgacaaaaatcaaggaaggatcatcaaccaaaacctcacagtcattgtttcactcatgctcaagtgtttaggcttattccatcataaacaaccaacacaagttccaacatttgcatttcatctcatatcatacaacaatgaacacaaaaaatgaatccgaaggactttctaggcttgtaatggggttaggctgccaataattcatggtttttctaggattcaaaagcttaggttctaggagagcattaaTCCATAGAATAACCTTTACCTTTTGCAATCATTCCTACCCTATACTCGCCCTTTATTTAGGCACTTAGCTTCCATTATTTTGCAACATAcacatttattaatttcatttgtacttacaattttttttaacataatatatacaaagatatTATGTGTATGTACAGAAATAGTGTGTATGCTGTTTACTTTGACCATTTCCATTCTTACCCAgcgcctcccccaaatttgggacaaattttctttaaacccaacttctgtggatgatgctctcctacaacctaaaataAGGTAGCAGAAGATACAACTGAATAGGCTccaggttcaatcaatcaataaattcattcagctcaaactgggtgcaagggataattcattcaaacatatggttagctttttggctaagtggctattcataatcaaacatggccttcatcatcctcaaattcatgtatccagtccatacttcagagattcacgcaaaaatcagtactaaatgatagtcgtttctctcaaaatttaaagatCACACTCTTACCGGGATACgattaatgcattccttcacaatcaatttgacaaccaactaacattttcagacatacttccaatcacatgctcattctcttctaatgactgcAACTTTATCAAAACAATCATCTAATCATCCCAATCCATTCAATTCATCCATTTGCtcaatcaaataattttcaaacactcatttcatacCAAACAAGCCACTGCATACAAAGTTCAACCAATTCACTGTTCAATcaagctttttgtacaagcaaACAAACAACTACACTACTGAAATTCAAATGCTGAAATTTAAAGAACTGAAACATaaaatctgaaatttaaatgacataaatcataaaataactaaaaataaactaaagtgTTCAGAATGCAAAAATTTAAATGTCCTGCTCCTCCTATGGTTGGTCTTCATTCAAATCCAGTGTTGGAGCTGCTAATGAATCCTGTATAAGCTACTCAGGCTTCGCAACTGGTACAACATCCTTAGGAATAAGTGCGAGGGCTGGAGATGGTTGTGGGGTCTGATTTGGAGTAGTCTCCTCCTCCTGAACCATATGTGAACCTACATCAAAATAAGAAGGTTCAAGAGGAGTGAGCTCATCCTCATCCTTTGTTGTGCCTGGTGCTGGTGCTGGTGGCTCCTTAATCACAGGCTCCTGGGCTGCAGAGGCCCCACCCCCTCCAGAAGAAGAAGACCGATCTCCTGGCCAAGCCACCTGAGCCTCAAACTCCTCCATGCTCATAATGGAGGTCAAGCCCAAGCCCTGAAGGCTCTTCATGATGATGGACTGCCCTCGGTGCAAACTTTGCATCATGGAGTGAAGCATC harbors:
- the LOC114406192 gene encoding uncharacterized protein LOC114406192 produces the protein MVVATMAWRQKTVVPGANTLGILAFEAGKTMSHLISLYHSLSDEEIIKLRKEVIKSKGVTYLNSQHECFLLNLAAAERLEELDTAADTVSRLGRKCSDPSLSSFDLVYADLKLGLIDLRKLSYGTRNTPKIISKIEKLVSSTKSLHSAMHCMAEHETSEKKKQRLKTVMRPINYNNNYNAKQNNMEYLNEQIAYQRKQVQHYKEVSLWSQTLDKTVGIMAKVVCIVYARICSVFGGYISNCNCYEINDDNNINNNCCCLLEHRELYKKNYCLYEESLQKRVTRSGPIPKASNNNKTGVIRFLNREVDRPMSNVNNRVLRLAPPSTVGGAGLAARYAEVVLAAERLLHAPATVAEDARERFYEMLPERVRQKVAAKLRGRWRREEEGEALAEGWRDAVEKMLEWLSPVAHDTVRWQAERSMETARFETKTTALLLQTLHYSDLEKAEAAIVEVLVGLSCIYYCERRCWQGHSYSCG